A window of Microbispora hainanensis genomic DNA:
CGACGGCCGGGGCGACATCGTGGAGCTGCACTTCGACCCCCGCGTCCTGCGACTCGACCGCGAGGCGCTCGGCCGGCAGGTGACGGCCGTGCTGCGCGCGGCCCAGTGGGACGCCGAGGCCAGGACCAGGCAGATCATGGATGCCGCCCTCGCGGAGACCGCGGACGTCCCCGCGCCCCTGGACGACGGCTTCGTCCGCGACCGTGTGGAGCGGATCGCCCGCGACCTGCTGTGACCCTTCACGACCCGACTGGAGGCGCCGTGTACGGCTCTCGCATGAACCCGGCCGACATCCGCGAGGAGGATCTCGCCCGGGCCGAGGAGCAGGCGGAGCGCGTCCACGCCTGGGCAGAGCGGGCCCGGGCCGACCTCGAAGAGATCACCGGCACGGGCGAGGCGGCCTCCGGCCAGGTGACGGCCACCGTGTCGGCGGAGGGCATGGTGCTGGACGTGACGTTCGGGCCGCGCGCTATGCGCCTGGACAGCCGGACGCTGGCGGAGGAGGTCCGCGCCGCCGTCTCCCGGGCGCGGCTCGACGCCGCGCGCCGGACCCGGGAGCTGATCCGCGACGGCCTGCCCGGGTTCGACCCCGACGAGGCCGCCGCCCAGTTCGAACGGCTGCTCGACGTCCCCTGGGACTGACGCCCCGGAGACGATCCGCTCAGCCCCGCTCGACCACGGCGGCGAAGCGGGAGGCGACCTCGCCCCAGGCGGCCCGCGCGAGCGGGTCGTCGGTCACGGCGGCGGCGTACAGCTCGTCGATGTCCAGCCCCCGCCTGCGGGTGTGCTCGGCGTCCCACAGCCGGATGCGCTCGGGCCCGGCCTCGGGGTGGAACTGCACGCCCCAGGCACGCTCGCCCAGCCGGAACGCCTGGTAGGGGCAGCGTTCCGTCTCGGCGAGCCAGACCGCGCCCGGCGGCAGGGCCGTGACGGCGTCGATGTGGTTCTCGATCGCCGGGACGACCTGGGGCAGCCCGCCGAACACCACGTCGTCCGCCGCCTCGGCCCTCATGGCGATGGAGGTGCTGCCGTGCTCGGGCGCCCCGGCGTCCGCCTGGACCTTCCCGCCGCCGACCGAGGCCAGCATCTGCCCGCCCAGGCAGATGCCGAAGTAGGGCACCGACCGGGCGAGGGCCTGCTCGACGAGGGCGCGGGTGGCCGGCAGCCAGGGCGCCGTGTCGTCGTCGTCCGGCATGTAGCCGCCGCCGAGCACGAGCAGGCCGTCGTGCTCCAGCCGTGACGGCAGGGCGGAGCCGTCGAAGGCGGTGACCACGTCGACGGCGACCCCGGCGGCCTCCAGCCATTTCCCGAACCGCCCGGGACCCCCCTTCGCCCCGTTCTGTACGGCGAGCACACGCGGCGTTTCCGGCATGAGCCCGGACTCTACTCGCCCGGCCTCCTGCCCCCGGGCGGCGGGCTCACAGGTCGCTGCCGCCGGTGGCGTCGACCGTGGTGCCGGTGACCCAGCGGGCGTCTCCGGAGGCGAGGAACGCGACCACGTCGGCCATGTCGCGCGGTGTGCCGACGCGGCCCAGCGCCGCCCGGCCGGCCGACGCCGCCCAGGCCGCTTCGTCGCCGCGCAGCCAGTCCGCGTTGGTGTCGGTGTCGACGATCCCCGGCGCCACATTGTTGACGGTGATCCCTCGCGGCCCGAGGTGCTTGGCCAGCGCCAGTGTGAAGGTCTCCAGCGCGCCCTTGGTCATCGCGTACGCGATCGCCTCGGGGAACGCGATCCTGGTCACTCCCGAGGTGACGGTCACGATCCGCCCGCCGTCGGGGATGCGCGGCAGCGCCCGCCGGGTGACGAAGAAGGCCGCCCGCGTGTTGACGGCGAACGCCCGGTCATAGAGCTCCGGCGTCACCTCCTCGATCGTTCCCCGCACGGTGATCCCCGTGTTGTTGACGAGGATGTCGATCGGCGCCCGCGGCCCCAGCTCCCGGTCCAGCCCGGCGAACAGCTCGTCCACGTCGCCCGGCGCGCCCAGCTCGGCCCTGACCGCGAAGGCCCGGCCGCCTCGGGCCTCGATCGCCGCCACCGTGTCCTTGGCCGCCGCCTCGTCCCTGGCGTAGTTCACCGCCACCAGCGCCCCGTCGGCCGCCAGCCGTTCGGCGATCCCGCGTCCGATTCCCCTGCTCGCGCCCGTGACCAGCGCCGTCCTGCCGTCGAGC
This region includes:
- a CDS encoding YbaB/EbfC family nucleoid-associated protein; its protein translation is MTTPSPDGDAELLERVLLEGRAMMRRLQDARALVRDVTGRAENPDRTMRAVADGRGDIVELHFDPRVLRLDREALGRQVTAVLRAAQWDAEARTRQIMDAALAETADVPAPLDDGFVRDRVERIARDLL
- a CDS encoding YbaB/EbfC family nucleoid-associated protein, encoding MYGSRMNPADIREEDLARAEEQAERVHAWAERARADLEEITGTGEAASGQVTATVSAEGMVLDVTFGPRAMRLDSRTLAEEVRAAVSRARLDAARRTRELIRDGLPGFDPDEAAAQFERLLDVPWD
- a CDS encoding type 1 glutamine amidotransferase, whose amino-acid sequence is MPETPRVLAVQNGAKGGPGRFGKWLEAAGVAVDVVTAFDGSALPSRLEHDGLLVLGGGYMPDDDDTAPWLPATRALVEQALARSVPYFGICLGGQMLASVGGGKVQADAGAPEHGSTSIAMRAEAADDVVFGGLPQVVPAIENHIDAVTALPPGAVWLAETERCPYQAFRLGERAWGVQFHPEAGPERIRLWDAEHTRRRGLDIDELYAAAVTDDPLARAAWGEVASRFAAVVERG
- a CDS encoding SDR family oxidoreductase codes for the protein MGTLDGRTALVTGASRGIGRGIAERLAADGALVAVNYARDEAAAKDTVAAIEARGGRAFAVRAELGAPGDVDELFAGLDRELGPRAPIDILVNNTGITVRGTIEEVTPELYDRAFAVNTRAAFFVTRRALPRIPDGGRIVTVTSGVTRIAFPEAIAYAMTKGALETFTLALAKHLGPRGITVNNVAPGIVDTDTNADWLRGDEAAWAASAGRAALGRVGTPRDMADVVAFLASGDARWVTGTTVDATGGSDL